A window of Candidatus Vicinibacter proximus contains these coding sequences:
- a CDS encoding RecX family transcriptional regulator produces MPKIYSTKDLLLEKMKHYCSYQERCHKEVLDKMFSLKIDPEWRDEILLDLMREDFINEERYARSMVRGKFKINSWGKVKIRQNLKIHGITEKLITMALEEIDESEYFDKIEVLLKKKYALLANESEPSRSHKAIQHLMQKGYEHHLITQVLGDLNLKDTGLNE; encoded by the coding sequence ATGCCTAAAATCTACTCCACCAAGGATTTGCTCCTCGAAAAAATGAAGCATTATTGCAGCTACCAGGAAAGATGCCACAAAGAAGTTTTAGATAAAATGTTTTCGTTAAAAATTGATCCAGAATGGCGCGATGAAATTCTGCTGGATCTCATGCGCGAGGATTTTATTAATGAAGAAAGGTATGCCCGCAGTATGGTAAGGGGTAAGTTCAAAATAAACTCATGGGGGAAAGTAAAAATCCGGCAAAACCTAAAGATACATGGGATAACCGAAAAGCTTATCACCATGGCTCTTGAAGAAATTGATGAATCAGAATATTTTGACAAAATTGAGGTACTTCTGAAAAAAAAATATGCTTTGCTTGCCAATGAATCAGAACCTTCCAGATCTCATAAAGCAATACAACACCTGATGCAAAAAGGTTATGAACACCATCTGATCACACAAGTGCTCGGTGATCTGAATTTAAAGGATACTGGACTGAATGAATGA
- a CDS encoding HAD family phosphatase — translation MIPTKPKAIIFDFGNVLLNLDEDLSWDGFKVIMDPSLTTDIFEMVFHPFERGEISEDSFFNRLQRRSYQVHDGAEYVKIWNAMLLDFPAHRFEFLKTLRQEYKLYLLSNTNITHLRKVKKKIELANNVTDFEDYFDAVYFSHELHMRKPETRIYLEVLQRTGLNHEECIFIDDKIENVEAARSVGIPSYHHNPEEDIAAIFHKVLTEAYA, via the coding sequence ATGATTCCGACCAAACCAAAAGCTATAATTTTCGATTTTGGCAATGTACTACTTAATCTGGATGAAGATCTAAGTTGGGATGGTTTCAAAGTGATTATGGATCCTTCCCTGACCACAGATATATTTGAAATGGTTTTCCATCCATTTGAAAGAGGTGAGATTTCAGAAGACAGCTTTTTCAACAGATTGCAACGCAGATCTTATCAGGTGCATGATGGCGCAGAATATGTAAAAATATGGAACGCAATGTTGTTGGATTTTCCTGCACATCGCTTTGAGTTTTTAAAAACATTGCGTCAGGAATACAAATTATACCTACTCAGCAATACCAATATCACTCATCTTAGGAAAGTGAAGAAAAAAATCGAACTGGCTAATAATGTAACTGACTTCGAAGATTATTTTGATGCTGTTTATTTTTCTCATGAATTGCACATGCGCAAACCGGAAACCCGTATATACCTGGAAGTATTGCAGAGAACAGGGTTAAATCACGAAGAATGTATTTTTATCGATGACAAAATAGAGAATGTAGAAGCTGCCAGATCGGTTGGAATCCCCTCCTACCATCACAATCCTGAAGAAGACATTGCTGCAATATTCCATAAAGTATTGACCGAAGCTTATGCCTAA
- a CDS encoding M28 family peptidase — protein sequence MKCLLLRSACLISFVFLTNCTREVRFPPFDKTNAYSKVREQVKFGSRVPNSEAHRKCRAWFKTVFESHGAKVVMQDFKPKAFDGQILDGMNIIASHNHNAKHRIILAAHWDSRPFSDQDPDSLNLKTPVLGADDGASGVGILLEISRIIHENPLKNLGIDIILFDCEDYGQDGGQMESWCLGSQYWASHLHIAGYKADYGILLDMVGAKDATFCKDYYSLQFAPKVVEKVWRIANEEHLSNFFIEKNGEPIIDDHIFVNKDAQIPMIDVINRPLTSKTGFPYHWHTQKDNMDAIDPATLDAVGRVLVKLIYLEEAGKI from the coding sequence ATGAAATGCCTTTTGTTAAGATCTGCCTGTCTTATCTCGTTTGTCTTCTTGACTAACTGCACAAGGGAGGTACGTTTTCCACCGTTTGACAAAACCAATGCCTACAGCAAGGTTCGGGAGCAGGTTAAATTTGGGTCAAGGGTGCCAAATTCGGAAGCACACCGCAAGTGTCGTGCGTGGTTCAAAACAGTTTTTGAATCCCATGGGGCTAAAGTTGTCATGCAGGATTTTAAACCTAAGGCATTTGATGGTCAGATTTTAGACGGCATGAACATCATTGCTAGCCATAATCATAATGCCAAACATAGGATTATTCTTGCCGCACATTGGGACTCCAGACCCTTTTCAGATCAGGATCCTGACAGCTTAAACCTCAAAACTCCGGTACTGGGAGCAGATGATGGGGCTAGTGGTGTCGGTATACTCCTGGAGATATCAAGAATCATCCATGAAAATCCTTTGAAAAATTTAGGCATTGACATCATTCTTTTTGATTGCGAGGACTATGGTCAGGATGGTGGTCAAATGGAAAGTTGGTGCTTGGGAAGTCAGTATTGGGCTTCTCACCTTCATATTGCAGGCTATAAAGCAGACTATGGTATATTGTTGGATATGGTAGGTGCCAAGGATGCAACTTTCTGCAAAGACTATTATTCCTTGCAGTTTGCGCCCAAGGTTGTGGAAAAAGTATGGCGGATAGCAAATGAAGAACATTTGTCAAATTTCTTCATTGAAAAAAATGGTGAACCCATCATCGATGATCATATTTTCGTCAATAAGGATGCTCAAATCCCAATGATTGATGTTATTAATAGGCCCCTTACCAGTAAAACTGGCTTTCCATATCATTGGCATACTCAAAAAGACAATATGGATGCTATTGATCCAGCTACCTTGGATGCAGTGGGAAGAGTTCTGGTAAAATTAATTTATTTGGAAGAAGCCGGTAAAATATAA
- a CDS encoding right-handed parallel beta-helix repeat-containing protein, whose product MPIRYLIICAWIFLPILESQSRALYVSPKGNDNNSGINLTDAFSSLQKASDVSLPGDTIFVDSGSYSSKEKSVLKVRRSGTENNWITYKNLGVDRPVVLVTGEAGIVIESASYISIEGFDIMMDLHHFEKQAHEAMPDHLTSKGNGILVERVASREKISHHIKIYNNFIHNCPGTGIMVNHADYLTISYNQIHDNGELSLTNNGGIRIQFLVELDSREGYHNFINANTIYNHRRYSRLEKEIESCEKTYSASGISIRDNRYATGVQGIQGYQMQSLVSNNVIYNNGGVAIDIYESNKVDVLNNTCFRNNRNKQVNCGEIFVRNVKNSRIINNIFFANQGKLGNKITNIENFTLSHNLYFNSSGFDQGINDLVADPMFVRANNNETFLDFNLRPKSPAINAGTNTQITAYDFVGSNRLLGSQVDLGAYEYTGPKIKPRDFVPARVDERSMKLYWQSAYHEKTGQIIINNTRGRIFSCKIYDCRGKLVTESISSEDSLLGLEFDVSTFPKGIYFVIAFSDQESLFNKIHITN is encoded by the coding sequence ATGCCGATTCGATATTTAATAATTTGTGCCTGGATATTTCTCCCGATTCTTGAATCGCAATCGAGGGCGTTGTATGTATCACCAAAAGGTAATGACAACAATAGCGGCATAAATTTAACAGATGCTTTTTCCAGTTTGCAAAAAGCTTCTGATGTAAGTTTGCCCGGAGATACCATATTTGTAGACAGTGGAAGCTATAGTTCAAAAGAGAAATCTGTTTTAAAAGTCCGTCGTTCCGGGACAGAAAATAACTGGATAACTTATAAGAATTTAGGCGTTGATCGGCCTGTGGTACTTGTCACGGGAGAGGCAGGAATTGTCATTGAATCCGCTTCTTATATTTCCATTGAAGGATTTGACATCATGATGGATTTGCATCATTTTGAAAAACAGGCCCACGAAGCAATGCCTGATCATTTGACTTCCAAAGGAAACGGCATTCTTGTTGAACGGGTAGCTTCTCGGGAAAAAATTTCACACCACATTAAGATCTACAATAATTTTATTCATAATTGTCCGGGAACAGGAATAATGGTTAACCATGCAGATTATCTCACTATTTCCTATAACCAGATTCATGATAATGGGGAACTTAGTCTGACCAATAATGGTGGTATACGAATCCAATTTTTAGTTGAATTGGATAGCCGTGAAGGTTATCACAATTTCATTAATGCCAATACAATTTATAATCATCGCAGGTATTCAAGGTTGGAAAAAGAAATTGAATCCTGTGAAAAAACTTATTCCGCAAGCGGTATATCCATTAGGGACAATAGGTATGCTACGGGGGTACAAGGTATACAAGGTTATCAAATGCAGAGTCTGGTATCCAATAATGTTATTTATAACAATGGAGGCGTTGCAATAGATATTTATGAAAGTAACAAGGTTGATGTGTTGAACAATACTTGTTTTAGAAACAATCGAAACAAGCAAGTAAATTGTGGAGAAATATTCGTGCGCAATGTCAAAAATTCAAGAATCATAAACAATATATTTTTTGCCAATCAGGGAAAGCTTGGAAACAAAATCACCAATATTGAAAATTTTACTTTAAGCCATAATCTTTATTTTAATTCTTCTGGATTTGACCAGGGAATAAATGATTTGGTAGCTGATCCGATGTTTGTCCGAGCCAACAATAATGAAACTTTTCTGGATTTCAATCTTAGACCAAAGAGTCCTGCAATTAACGCAGGGACGAATACGCAAATAACTGCCTATGACTTTGTAGGTTCCAACAGACTGCTGGGATCACAAGTAGATTTAGGCGCTTACGAATATACTGGGCCAAAAATAAAACCGAGAGATTTTGTCCCTGCAAGGGTGGATGAAAGATCCATGAAACTTTATTGGCAAAGCGCCTATCACGAAAAGACCGGCCAAATCATTATTAACAATACCAGAGGACGAATTTTTTCTTGTAAAATTTATGATTGTAGGGGAAAGCTGGTAACGGAGTCCATATCGAGTGAGGATAGCCTATTAGGGCTTGAGTTTGATGTCAGCACTTTTCCTAAGGGAATCTATTTTGTCATTGCATTTTCAGATCAGGAATCTTTATTTAACAAAATTCACATTACCAATTAA
- the rnr gene encoding ribonuclease R — translation MKRNKKNKRTQDLLSNSKLLRFFADNKDKAYGISAIKRRLRLDKLGNLLELLETLEHKKLIERVSPGKWIYKGFAAQPLKGKEEIYEGVVDVARAGFAYILCKGLSRDIFVSQKNLFGAQDGDFVQVRVVRMYMNKPEGVVTKVLQRSRTQFVGVYRAHKNHSVVLLENAGQIMEIFLQNDALDGLVDFDRVVVEITHWKQKPGDKMQGRVVRTLGQEKTINMEMESILAGAGFPLDFPSAVLHEASEIVEHEYDLEERRDFREITTFTIDPVDAKDFDDALSYSRTEDGLLEIGIHIADVSHFVKSDSALDKEALKRGNSVYLVDRVLPMLPEKLSNELCSLRPNEDKLTFSVVFTYDEEMNIKKHWIGKSVIHSKRRFTYEEVQEILHGKVGDFVLELNHLNDIAKHTRKERLRNGAIDFESDEVRFKLDEAGLPKELFVKQRLDAHMLIEEFMLLANKYVAHFMAFKNKSIPVPFVYRIHDLPDPDKLQDFMVFAHELGVKLDLSTPKKISKSLNQLAELIKENEDLKILQPLAIRTMAKAEYNPNNIGHYGLAFEYYTHFTSPIRRYADLMVHRILFDNLKKEKRYRLDTIEAQCRYISSQERKAMEAERESIRYFQVFYLKDKIGEIYDGRITGMNDRGFYVQLIENQCEGVLLLDDMDDQIEVKKNRLSASSSISDQQWKMGDHIKVKIVSADLDDRELVFSLETNSN, via the coding sequence ATGAAACGAAATAAGAAAAACAAAAGAACACAGGATCTTTTAAGCAACAGTAAACTTTTAAGGTTTTTTGCGGACAATAAGGATAAGGCTTATGGTATAAGTGCAATTAAACGCAGGCTTAGATTGGATAAGCTAGGCAATCTGTTGGAATTACTGGAAACGCTGGAACATAAAAAACTCATCGAAAGAGTATCTCCCGGAAAATGGATTTATAAAGGATTTGCTGCACAACCGCTCAAAGGAAAAGAAGAAATCTATGAGGGTGTGGTGGATGTCGCCCGTGCAGGTTTTGCTTACATCCTTTGTAAGGGCCTTAGTAGAGATATTTTTGTGAGCCAGAAAAACCTTTTTGGCGCACAAGATGGTGATTTTGTCCAGGTGCGTGTGGTCAGAATGTACATGAACAAACCTGAAGGGGTGGTTACAAAAGTTCTGCAAAGGTCAAGAACCCAGTTTGTGGGTGTTTACCGTGCCCATAAGAACCATTCCGTCGTTCTCCTGGAAAATGCAGGCCAGATCATGGAGATTTTCCTTCAAAATGATGCCTTGGATGGATTGGTGGACTTTGATCGTGTGGTGGTTGAAATTACACACTGGAAACAAAAACCGGGGGACAAAATGCAAGGGAGGGTCGTTCGCACCCTTGGCCAGGAGAAAACCATTAATATGGAAATGGAATCCATACTTGCCGGAGCCGGTTTCCCTTTAGACTTTCCATCCGCGGTGTTGCATGAAGCATCAGAAATTGTGGAACATGAATACGACCTTGAAGAAAGAAGAGATTTTAGAGAAATTACCACTTTTACAATTGATCCTGTTGACGCCAAAGATTTCGACGATGCGCTCTCCTATTCGCGGACAGAGGATGGACTACTTGAAATCGGAATTCACATCGCAGATGTAAGCCATTTCGTTAAGTCTGATTCCGCACTTGACAAAGAGGCTTTGAAAAGAGGTAATTCTGTTTATCTGGTAGATCGAGTGCTTCCTATGTTGCCGGAGAAATTGTCCAATGAACTATGTTCCCTTCGTCCTAATGAAGATAAACTTACTTTTTCCGTTGTATTTACCTACGACGAAGAAATGAATATTAAAAAACACTGGATAGGAAAATCTGTCATTCACAGCAAACGTAGATTTACTTATGAAGAGGTTCAGGAAATTCTCCATGGTAAAGTAGGGGACTTTGTACTCGAACTAAATCACCTGAATGATATAGCCAAACACACCCGAAAGGAAAGACTTCGCAACGGCGCCATTGACTTTGAATCAGATGAGGTTAGGTTCAAACTGGATGAAGCTGGTCTTCCAAAAGAATTGTTTGTAAAACAAAGGCTGGATGCCCACATGCTGATAGAAGAATTTATGCTGTTGGCAAATAAATACGTGGCACACTTCATGGCTTTCAAAAATAAAAGCATTCCAGTGCCCTTTGTATATCGTATCCATGATCTTCCGGACCCTGATAAACTTCAGGATTTTATGGTTTTTGCACATGAACTTGGTGTTAAGCTGGACCTCAGCACCCCAAAGAAAATTTCCAAATCCCTGAATCAACTTGCAGAATTAATTAAAGAAAATGAAGACTTAAAAATTCTGCAACCTTTGGCAATACGCACAATGGCAAAAGCAGAATACAATCCTAATAATATAGGACATTATGGTTTAGCTTTTGAATATTATACCCATTTTACCTCGCCGATCAGACGATATGCAGATTTAATGGTACACCGGATCTTGTTCGACAATCTCAAAAAAGAAAAAAGATATCGTTTGGATACTATCGAAGCACAATGCAGGTATATTTCATCACAGGAACGTAAAGCAATGGAAGCTGAGCGAGAATCCATAAGATATTTTCAGGTGTTTTATCTTAAAGACAAAATCGGAGAAATTTATGATGGCAGAATAACCGGCATGAATGATCGTGGATTTTATGTTCAGCTTATTGAGAATCAATGTGAAGGTGTATTACTACTGGATGATATGGACGATCAGATCGAAGTTAAGAAGAATCGTTTATCTGCCAGTTCATCCATTTCAGACCAACAATGGAAAATGGGAGACCACATTAAAGTAAAAATTGTTTCTGCGGATCTAGATGATAGAGAATTGGTCTTTAGTCTGGAAACAAACAGCAATTAA
- a CDS encoding inorganic phosphate transporter, with protein sequence MLEFEFGLEGTLLFSFVVCILLVCIFEFVNGFHDTANAVATVIYTKSLKPIQAVIWSGLMNFLGVISSSYIFGMAVATKIAQLLPLESVLSRSTNEAIAMVASALIGAIIWNLGTWYFGIPCSSSHTLIGSLLGVGIAFTLVPDNNLKAGVNWNEAFKIGNALLFSPLFGFTMAIALMFILKRNVVDKAIFKEPEPDSKPPIWIRGLLIVTCTLVSFFHGSNDGQKGVGLMLIVLLAFVPTKFALAPEFNKDECINRMVVLEKVLVKESTQNFELERILCARAENIAGFADDVRKLDANSNKEVMRVRKEMNVLAKELKLILAEPNAISSHSNRKLIKSEIAYFNHNTNYVPFWIILAISISLGIGTMIGWRRIVVTIGEKIGKRHMTYAEGASAELIASSTIGLASGLGLPVSTTHVLSSGVAGAMVATKGIKNLQASTIKNIVLAWVLTLPATMIISAVLFFLARMIM encoded by the coding sequence ATGTTGGAATTTGAATTTGGGTTAGAAGGTACCTTGCTTTTTAGTTTTGTGGTATGTATTTTATTAGTGTGCATTTTTGAGTTTGTAAATGGTTTTCATGATACCGCCAATGCAGTAGCTACTGTGATTTATACCAAGTCTTTAAAGCCTATACAGGCTGTAATTTGGTCAGGATTAATGAATTTTTTGGGTGTAATTTCGAGCAGTTATATTTTTGGCATGGCAGTAGCCACTAAAATAGCCCAGCTGCTACCATTGGAATCTGTACTAAGCAGGAGCACAAATGAGGCCATTGCCATGGTCGCTTCAGCACTTATTGGAGCAATTATTTGGAACCTTGGAACTTGGTATTTTGGAATTCCTTGTTCCAGTTCGCATACTTTAATTGGTTCCTTACTTGGGGTTGGAATAGCATTTACTCTGGTGCCGGACAATAATCTTAAAGCTGGTGTCAATTGGAACGAGGCTTTCAAAATTGGGAATGCCTTGCTGTTTTCTCCACTCTTTGGATTTACCATGGCCATAGCCTTGATGTTTATATTAAAGAGAAATGTGGTGGATAAAGCCATTTTTAAAGAACCGGAACCTGACAGTAAGCCTCCAATATGGATTCGCGGTCTGCTGATCGTAACCTGTACATTGGTGAGTTTTTTTCATGGTTCCAATGACGGTCAGAAGGGAGTGGGATTGATGCTGATTGTTCTGCTTGCTTTTGTACCGACCAAGTTTGCCTTAGCACCTGAGTTTAATAAGGATGAATGCATCAACAGAATGGTTGTGTTGGAAAAGGTTTTGGTGAAAGAATCGACTCAGAATTTTGAGTTAGAACGAATTCTTTGTGCCCGTGCAGAAAATATTGCAGGATTTGCTGATGATGTACGTAAGTTGGACGCCAACAGCAATAAAGAAGTGATGCGCGTGCGAAAGGAAATGAATGTTTTAGCTAAAGAGTTAAAATTGATACTTGCAGAACCAAATGCCATTTCTTCTCATAGTAACCGTAAGTTAATTAAATCAGAAATCGCTTATTTTAATCATAACACTAATTACGTTCCGTTTTGGATCATACTTGCGATATCCATTTCTTTGGGTATTGGGACCATGATTGGATGGCGGAGAATTGTGGTTACCATAGGTGAGAAAATAGGTAAGCGACACATGACCTACGCAGAAGGCGCATCGGCAGAATTAATTGCATCCAGCACCATAGGTCTTGCTTCCGGATTGGGTCTTCCTGTATCTACTACACATGTATTGTCTTCGGGTGTTGCAGGAGCAATGGTTGCAACAAAGGGAATTAAAAACCTTCAAGCCTCAACGATCAAAAATATTGTATTGGCCTGGGTACTTACACTGCCTGCCACGATGATCATCAGTGCAGTTTTGTTTTTTCTCGCAAGAATGATCATGTAA
- a CDS encoding T9SS type A sorting domain-containing protein, whose translation MVKYCLKLLLLLISIMELYGQVDTSFLPFTDSVITCFPDTTGYKRISVGPVGRDFNNLQLALNQALPGTIIILDAGVDFKGSFLLPAKQQSEKWIIVMSSKMDLLPVEGNRIMPFQMTGDQKYPSQTDALPKVITDNLSGVPCFKTEIGTHHYRLVGLEIKADEKVINSYGLINLGDGSNQQNQFSKVPHHLILDRCFIHGHTKGDIMKYGVRMDCAYSAVIDCHISDFHSIGFDAQAISCINGPGPFKILNNYLEASGENILFGGGAAAIPGLVPSDVEIRQNHFFKPKSWRVGDPNYAGKHWTVKNIFELKTGKRVLLEGNTLENCWADLPIGQSGYAILLTIRTENGGSPQAEVSDITIRNNIIKHTGAGISISGSDDGKGIRSKRIRISNNLFEDINGMLYGDQNNAGPNMGTAFHIGEPENVIIDHNTIFHTGSITWAYKKMNGLVYTNNLSNSFISAGGYQGIYGPGFSQGNATIANYFADITDANKRFHKNVLIKGDSGKYTNFSGVSKNYFPNNTNTIGFIDFANGSSNYLNYRLENSSPYFQNGSDGKDIGANMNLIKSALEQKRDCGSVSTTILGTDLNTEILLYPNPAKDHLILVNSKEVFNYYVIYDIQGNKLLQGNIGEVSKKIELSGITPGIYLISLSNNKFTVNRKLIILP comes from the coding sequence ATGGTTAAATATTGTCTAAAGTTATTACTGCTACTGATTTCAATAATGGAACTTTATGGTCAGGTGGACACCTCATTTCTTCCTTTCACAGATTCCGTGATCACCTGTTTTCCAGATACAACAGGTTACAAAAGAATTTCTGTGGGACCAGTAGGCAGAGATTTTAACAATTTGCAATTGGCCTTAAACCAGGCTTTGCCAGGCACAATTATTATATTGGATGCAGGCGTTGATTTTAAAGGAAGTTTCTTATTACCAGCGAAGCAGCAAAGTGAAAAATGGATTATTGTGATGTCATCAAAAATGGATTTGCTTCCTGTTGAAGGGAACAGGATAATGCCATTTCAAATGACTGGTGACCAAAAGTATCCATCCCAAACAGATGCTTTGCCGAAAGTAATAACGGACAATTTATCCGGCGTTCCATGCTTTAAAACTGAAATTGGTACTCATCATTACCGGTTGGTCGGATTGGAAATTAAAGCAGATGAGAAGGTTATAAATAGTTACGGATTAATCAATTTAGGTGATGGATCAAATCAACAAAATCAGTTCTCAAAAGTACCCCATCACTTGATCCTTGATCGTTGTTTTATTCATGGTCATACGAAGGGGGATATTATGAAATATGGTGTCCGAATGGATTGTGCATACTCCGCGGTGATTGATTGTCACATTTCAGATTTTCACAGCATTGGATTTGACGCACAGGCAATATCCTGTATTAATGGTCCCGGTCCTTTTAAAATTCTAAATAATTACCTGGAGGCATCCGGAGAGAATATTCTATTTGGGGGTGGTGCAGCAGCAATACCTGGCTTAGTTCCTTCAGATGTTGAAATCAGGCAGAATCATTTTTTTAAACCCAAGTCCTGGAGGGTAGGGGATCCAAATTATGCAGGAAAGCATTGGACGGTAAAAAATATTTTTGAATTAAAAACAGGTAAACGGGTATTGTTGGAAGGTAATACTTTGGAAAACTGTTGGGCTGATCTTCCAATTGGTCAAAGTGGCTATGCCATACTGCTCACCATCAGGACGGAGAATGGGGGCTCACCCCAAGCAGAAGTGAGTGATATCACTATTCGAAATAATATCATCAAACATACCGGCGCTGGTATTTCGATTTCAGGATCAGATGATGGAAAAGGAATTCGGTCAAAGAGAATTAGAATAAGTAATAATTTATTTGAAGATATTAATGGCATGTTGTACGGGGATCAAAATAATGCCGGACCGAACATGGGCACTGCTTTTCATATCGGAGAACCGGAAAATGTAATTATAGATCACAATACTATTTTTCATACCGGATCGATCACATGGGCATACAAAAAAATGAATGGATTAGTATATACCAATAATCTATCCAACAGTTTTATATCTGCAGGTGGATACCAGGGAATTTACGGACCCGGATTTAGTCAAGGAAATGCCACTATCGCGAATTATTTTGCGGACATAACCGATGCCAATAAACGGTTTCATAAGAATGTTTTGATAAAAGGGGATTCCGGAAAATACACAAACTTTTCAGGAGTAAGTAAAAATTATTTTCCAAACAATACAAATACAATTGGTTTTATTGATTTTGCAAATGGTAGTTCAAATTATTTAAATTATCGATTGGAAAATTCGAGTCCATATTTCCAGAATGGATCTGATGGCAAAGATATCGGAGCAAATATGAATTTGATTAAATCAGCACTTGAACAAAAAAGAGATTGTGGTTCTGTATCCACCACTATTTTGGGGACAGATCTAAATACCGAGATTTTACTTTATCCCAATCCTGCAAAGGATCATTTGATCCTTGTAAATAGTAAAGAAGTTTTTAATTATTACGTGATATACGACATTCAAGGCAATAAACTTTTACAGGGCAATATTGGTGAAGTATCAAAAAAGATTGAACTTAGTGGGATTACACCAGGAATTTACCTAATCAGTTTATCTAATAATAAATTTACGGTTAATCGAAAACTGATAATTCTTCCTTAA
- a CDS encoding GIY-YIG nuclease family protein produces MNHYVYIIYSQNFNTYYKGYSLSPLQRLAEHNANKSTFTAGKGPWVLVHLEVFSNKSMALKREAALKKYDHRQLIDLINSTVNQLNFFLSQ; encoded by the coding sequence ATGAACCACTATGTCTACATTATTTACAGTCAAAATTTTAATACTTATTATAAGGGATACTCCTTAAGTCCCTTGCAAAGACTCGCAGAACACAACGCCAACAAAAGCACCTTCACCGCCGGAAAAGGGCCCTGGGTTTTAGTTCATTTAGAAGTTTTTAGTAACAAATCCATGGCTCTAAAAAGAGAAGCCGCTTTGAAAAAATATGATCATCGCCAACTTATTGATCTCATAAATTCCACTGTAAATCAATTGAACTTTTTCTTGAGTCAATGA
- a CDS encoding GIY-YIG nuclease family protein has protein sequence MNHYVYIIYSQNFNTYYKGYSLSPLQRLAEHNANKSTFTAGKGPWVLVHLEVFSNKSMALKREAALKKYDHRQLIDLINSTVNQLNFFLSQ, from the coding sequence ATGAACCACTATGTCTACATTATTTACAGTCAAAATTTTAATACTTATTATAAGGGATACTCTTTAAGTCCCTTGCAAAGACTCGCAGAACACAACGCCAACAAAAGCACCTTCACCGCCGGAAAAGGGCCCTGGGTTTTAGTTCATTTAGAAGTTTTTAGTAACAAATCCATGGCTCTAAAAAGAGAAGCCGCTTTGAAAAAATATGATCATCGCCAACTTATTGATCTCATAAATTCCACTGTAAATCAATTGAACTTTTTCTTGAGTCAATGA
- a CDS encoding GIY-YIG nuclease family protein, giving the protein MNHYVYIIYSQNFNTYYKGYSLSPLQRLAEHNANKSTFTAGKGPWVLVHLEFFSNKSMALKREAALKKYDHRQLIDLINSTVNQLNFFLSQ; this is encoded by the coding sequence ATGAACCACTATGTCTACATTATTTACAGTCAAAATTTTAATACTTATTATAAGGGATACTCCTTAAGTCCCTTGCAAAGACTCGCAGAACACAACGCCAACAAAAGCACCTTCACCGCCGGAAAAGGGCCCTGGGTTTTAGTTCATTTAGAATTTTTTAGTAACAAATCCATGGCTCTAAAAAGAGAAGCCGCTTTGAAAAAATATGATCATCGCCAACTTATTGATCTCATAAATTCCACTGTAAATCAATTGAACTTTTTCTTGAGTCAATGA